The following coding sequences are from one Formosa haliotis window:
- a CDS encoding sensor histidine kinase, whose product MPNKIKKTYKFAIKTSLYITLFLTLVMGFFLYAFYTFKILPILLFSIICYLGCFAVIQFRVERFIYRRVKKIYDDLTLLESTSLRKKPINTDMATLTQEIDKYARDKKIEIETLQVREEYRKEFLGNVSHELKTPLFTVQGYILTLLDGAIDDKNIREKYLDRASKGVERLIYIVNDLDMITKLEVGDLSLKIEKFDIVELISNVFEMFEMKAAKKRITLTFDTDYKKPIYVKADQERIQQVLTNLIVNSIKYGHDKGTTEVSIENLIKNKIIVRVTDNGEGITQNHIPRLFERFYRVDKSGSRKEGGSGLGLAIVKHIIEAHDEKIYIESDFGVGSEFSFTLEKAK is encoded by the coding sequence ATGCCTAATAAAATTAAAAAAACATACAAGTTTGCAATAAAAACGTCCCTTTATATAACGTTATTTTTAACGTTGGTAATGGGATTTTTTTTATATGCCTTTTATACCTTTAAAATTCTTCCAATTTTACTGTTTTCAATCATTTGTTATTTAGGTTGTTTTGCTGTAATTCAATTTCGTGTCGAGCGTTTTATTTATCGAAGAGTAAAAAAAATATACGACGATTTAACGCTGCTAGAATCTACAAGTTTACGTAAAAAGCCAATAAATACAGACATGGCCACACTTACTCAAGAGATTGATAAGTATGCTCGAGATAAAAAGATTGAAATTGAAACCTTGCAGGTTAGAGAAGAATATAGAAAGGAGTTTCTGGGGAATGTCTCTCATGAATTAAAAACCCCGTTGTTTACTGTTCAAGGTTATATTTTAACCCTGTTAGATGGTGCTATTGATGATAAAAATATACGTGAAAAATATTTAGATCGGGCCAGTAAAGGGGTAGAGCGCCTTATTTATATCGTGAACGATTTAGATATGATTACGAAATTAGAAGTTGGTGATTTAAGTCTGAAAATTGAAAAATTCGATATAGTAGAGCTTATTTCGAATGTGTTTGAAATGTTTGAAATGAAAGCTGCTAAAAAACGAATTACTTTAACATTCGATACAGATTATAAAAAACCGATTTATGTTAAAGCAGATCAGGAGCGTATTCAGCAGGTGCTAACCAATTTAATAGTAAATTCTATTAAATACGGGCATGACAAAGGAACCACCGAGGTGAGTATAGAAAATTTAATAAAAAATAAAATTATAGTTCGTGTAACAGATAATGGCGAAGGGATTACTCAAAACCATATCCCGCGATTGTTTGAACGTTTTTATCGCGTCGATAAAAGTGGATCTAGAAAAGAAGGGGGATCGGGTCTGGGGCTTGCCATTGTAAAACATATTATTGAAGCACACGACGAAAAAATTTACATTGAAAGTGATTTTGGAGTCGGTAGCGAATTTTCGTTTACTTTAGAAAAGGCTAAATAA
- a CDS encoding T9SS type A sorting domain-containing protein: protein MFFVISFNSQAQAVDKDINQNIEDLSIYPNPVSNGKLYIVTKSNLTKEIEIFNVLGKSIFQTTLFGKELNISKLNAGIYIIKIKENNISTTRKLIIR from the coding sequence TTGTTTTTTGTAATATCGTTTAATTCACAAGCTCAGGCTGTAGATAAAGATATTAATCAAAACATAGAAGACCTTTCTATTTACCCAAATCCGGTGAGTAATGGCAAGCTATATATTGTAACAAAAAGTAACCTTACCAAAGAAATTGAAATTTTTAATGTTTTGGGAAAATCTATTTTCCAAACCACGCTTTTTGGTAAAGAATTAAACATTTCTAAATTAAATGCTGGTATTTACATCATTAAAATTAAAGAAAACAACATTTCGACAACTCGGAAACTTATAATACGATAA
- the trmB gene encoding tRNA (guanosine(46)-N7)-methyltransferase TrmB — MGSKNKLKRFRENETFGNVFQPSREELVNGAFDLKGHWNEKVFKNNNPLVLELGCGKGEYSVGLAKKFPNKNFIGIDIKGARFWRGAKTAVEDGIPNVAFLRTQIELIEYAFANHEVDEIWITFPDPQIKYKRTKHRMTNTEFLQKYKRILKPDGVVNLKTDSEFMHGYTLGLLHGEGHEVLYANHDVYKQEGSPEEVTEIQTFYESQYLLKGKAITYIRFKLK; from the coding sequence GTGGGCAGCAAAAATAAACTTAAGCGATTTAGAGAAAATGAAACCTTTGGGAATGTGTTTCAACCATCTCGTGAAGAATTAGTAAATGGAGCATTCGATTTAAAGGGACATTGGAATGAAAAAGTTTTTAAAAATAACAATCCTTTAGTTTTAGAATTAGGCTGTGGTAAAGGTGAATATTCTGTTGGGTTAGCTAAGAAATTTCCGAATAAGAATTTTATAGGTATCGATATTAAAGGCGCACGATTTTGGAGAGGAGCCAAGACAGCCGTAGAAGACGGGATTCCTAATGTCGCTTTTTTAAGAACACAAATAGAACTTATTGAATATGCTTTTGCTAATCATGAAGTTGATGAAATTTGGATTACATTTCCAGACCCTCAAATTAAATACAAGCGTACTAAGCATAGAATGACCAATACCGAGTTTTTACAGAAATATAAACGTATTTTAAAACCCGATGGTGTTGTAAATTTAAAAACTGATAGCGAGTTTATGCACGGATACACTTTAGGTTTATTACATGGTGAAGGGCATGAGGTGTTATATGCTAATCACGATGTGTATAAGCAAGAAGGAAGCCCGGAAGAGGTTACCGAAATACAAACATTCTACGAGTCGCAATACCTTTTAAAAGGGAAGGCTATAACATACATTCGTTTTAAATTAAAATAG
- a CDS encoding glycosyltransferase, producing the protein MKKRILVAPLNWGLGHATRCIPIINQLLRYNYTPVIASDGIALALLKKEFPDLETIALPAYDVTYAKKGHFFKWKLLKDSPKLIKAIKAEKKATKDLIETYNIDGIISDNRLGVHSKKIPSVFITHQLQVLSGNTTWLSTKMHQRIIEKFNACWVPDHENEPSLSGKLGHLDGIEIPIQYLGPLSRFERKSIETLYDITILLSGPEPQRTLLETQLLNAFKTDTRRILCVRGVIEDEQTITKNGNIKVYNFMTGKTLEHALNSSEFVISRSGYTTVMDLSVLGKKAFFIPTPGQFEQEYLAERLDELDLVPHCKQDNFTIKKLDQLELYKGLDGQNTEIDFKSLFSLF; encoded by the coding sequence ATGAAAAAACGAATACTTGTTGCGCCACTAAATTGGGGGTTGGGTCACGCTACACGATGCATCCCCATTATTAATCAGTTATTACGTTACAACTATACGCCTGTTATTGCCAGCGATGGTATAGCTTTAGCCTTATTAAAAAAAGAATTTCCCGACCTTGAAACCATAGCTCTTCCCGCATACGATGTGACCTATGCTAAAAAAGGCCATTTTTTTAAATGGAAATTATTAAAGGATTCTCCAAAACTTATAAAAGCTATTAAAGCTGAAAAAAAAGCAACCAAGGACCTCATTGAAACCTATAATATTGATGGTATTATTTCTGACAATCGCTTGGGGGTACATAGCAAAAAAATCCCTTCGGTATTTATTACGCATCAATTGCAAGTTTTAAGCGGAAACACCACATGGCTTAGCACCAAAATGCATCAGCGCATCATTGAAAAATTTAATGCATGCTGGGTTCCTGATCATGAAAACGAACCGAGTTTAAGTGGAAAACTAGGACATTTAGATGGCATTGAAATCCCTATTCAATACCTTGGTCCATTAAGCAGGTTTGAAAGAAAATCTATAGAAACACTTTACGATATTACCATACTCCTTTCTGGACCAGAACCTCAACGCACACTTTTAGAAACTCAGCTTTTAAATGCATTTAAAACAGATACTAGACGTATATTATGTGTACGTGGTGTTATAGAAGACGAGCAAACCATAACCAAAAATGGTAACATAAAGGTGTACAATTTCATGACGGGAAAAACTTTAGAGCACGCCTTAAACTCTAGTGAGTTTGTAATTTCTAGATCGGGATATACTACGGTAATGGATTTATCGGTATTAGGAAAAAAAGCATTTTTTATTCCAACACCTGGACAGTTTGAGCAAGAGTATTTGGCAGAACGTTTAGATGAATTAGATTTGGTTCCGCATTGCAAACAAGACAATTTTACGATAAAAAAACTAGATCAGCTTGAGTTATACAAAGGCCTAGACGGGCAAAACACAGAAATAGATTTTAAATCGTTATTTAGCCTTTTCTAA
- a CDS encoding LuxE/PaaK family acyltransferase: MIDTQAIFTIKTEDDFNEQAIKVFQFQFKNNRTYRSFCDLLYIHPSDVKHYKDIPFLPIEFFKSRDILSSTEPVQTTFSSSGTTGSITSKHLITDLSVYEDSFRKGFEAAYGEITDFVVLALLPSYLERDGSSLIYMVNDMIKQSNHPESGFYLNDLSALKSKLTQLDARGQKVLLIGVSFALLDLVEAHKFQLKNTIVMETGGMKGRRKELIRAELHHILKTGFGVNEIHSEYGMTELLSQAYSKGHGVFNCPPWMKILTRDPEDALTIQTTGKTGGINVIDLANVNSCSFIATQDLGKITGENAFEVIGRFDNSDIRGCNLMAL; encoded by the coding sequence ATGATTGATACCCAGGCTATTTTTACGATTAAAACCGAAGACGACTTTAACGAGCAAGCCATAAAGGTGTTTCAATTTCAGTTTAAAAACAATCGAACCTACAGGTCGTTTTGCGATTTACTTTACATTCACCCAAGCGATGTTAAACACTACAAAGACATCCCCTTTTTACCTATAGAATTTTTTAAATCACGCGATATTTTAAGCTCTACAGAACCTGTACAAACAACTTTTTCCAGTAGCGGTACCACAGGAAGCATTACTAGTAAACATTTAATTACCGACCTTTCGGTTTACGAAGATAGTTTCAGAAAAGGTTTTGAAGCGGCTTATGGTGAAATTACAGATTTTGTGGTTTTAGCCTTACTACCCTCGTATTTAGAACGAGACGGATCGTCGTTAATCTATATGGTTAACGACATGATTAAGCAATCTAACCATCCGGAAAGCGGATTTTATTTAAACGATTTATCGGCATTAAAATCGAAACTAACCCAATTAGATGCACGCGGACAAAAGGTACTTTTAATAGGGGTTTCTTTTGCCTTATTAGATTTGGTTGAAGCTCATAAATTTCAATTAAAAAACACTATTGTTATGGAAACTGGAGGCATGAAAGGTCGACGAAAAGAACTTATCCGTGCAGAATTACATCATATTTTAAAAACAGGTTTTGGTGTAAATGAAATTCATAGCGAATATGGCATGACCGAATTACTAAGTCAGGCCTACTCTAAAGGGCATGGTGTTTTTAATTGTCCGCCTTGGATGAAAATTTTAACAAGAGATCCAGAAGATGCCTTAACGATACAAACCACCGGAAAAACTGGAGGGATTAATGTTATCGACTTAGCGAATGTAAATTCTTGCAGTTTTATTGCCACTCAAGATTTAGGAAAAATTACAGGCGAAAATGCTTTTGAAGTTATTGGCCGCTTTGACAATTCTGATATTCGTGGCTGTAATTTAATGGCGCTTTAG
- a CDS encoding MGMT family protein — protein sequence MKPETLHFFDKVYKVVKQIPYGKVTSYGAIANYLGAAKSARIVGYAMNASHYMNDVPAHRVVNRNGLLTGKFHFEGTNVMQQMLEEEGVVVKNNQVVPLKDYYWDPNEALAPFEHS from the coding sequence ATGAAACCAGAAACTCTACACTTTTTTGATAAGGTTTATAAGGTCGTTAAACAAATTCCTTACGGAAAAGTGACTAGCTATGGTGCTATTGCAAATTATTTAGGAGCGGCTAAAAGTGCTCGTATCGTAGGTTACGCCATGAATGCCTCTCATTATATGAACGATGTGCCTGCGCATCGCGTGGTAAATAGAAACGGTTTACTAACAGGGAAATTTCATTTTGAAGGGACTAATGTAATGCAGCAGATGTTGGAAGAAGAAGGTGTGGTGGTTAAAAATAATCAAGTTGTACCTTTAAAAGATTATTATTGGGATCCTAATGAAGCCCTTGCACCCTTTGAGCATAGTTAA
- a CDS encoding response regulator transcription factor → MDIKILLVDDEPDILEIVGYNLSSEGYEVFTAENGIEAVRKAKKVKPQLIIMDVMMPEMDGIEACEQIRNIPELKDTIITFLTARGEDYSQVAGFDAGADDYITKPIKPKVLVSKVKALLRRLKEESHNDSIVKIGHLTINRDEYKIILKDEEIVLPRKEFELLSLLASKPGKVFKREEILDKVWGNEVVVGGRTIDVHIRKLREKIGDDCFKTVKGVGYKFVD, encoded by the coding sequence ATGGATATAAAGATTTTGTTGGTTGATGATGAGCCAGATATTTTAGAAATAGTAGGTTATAATTTATCATCAGAAGGTTATGAAGTCTTTACAGCTGAAAATGGTATAGAAGCCGTACGAAAAGCTAAAAAAGTAAAACCCCAACTTATTATTATGGATGTGATGATGCCAGAAATGGATGGTATTGAAGCTTGCGAGCAAATCCGAAATATTCCAGAATTAAAAGATACGATTATTACGTTTTTAACAGCTAGAGGAGAAGACTATTCTCAGGTTGCAGGTTTTGATGCCGGTGCAGACGATTATATTACGAAACCTATTAAGCCAAAAGTTTTAGTTAGTAAAGTTAAAGCCTTATTGAGACGGTTAAAAGAAGAGTCTCATAACGATTCTATTGTTAAAATTGGTCATTTAACCATAAATAGAGACGAGTATAAAATTATTTTAAAAGATGAAGAAATAGTCTTGCCTCGAAAAGAATTTGAATTGTTATCACTTTTAGCTTCTAAACCAGGAAAAGTCTTTAAACGTGAAGAAATTTTAGATAAAGTTTGGGGTAACGAAGTTGTGGTTGGCGGACGCACAATCGATGTACATATTCGTAAACTTAGAGAGAAAATTGGCGATGATTGTTTTAAAACCGTAAAAGGTGTTGGTTATAAGTTTGTAGATTAA
- a CDS encoding LysE family translocator encodes MNITLVFFLGLIVALIGVVPPGLLNMTAAKISLKEGHNRGVMFSIGACVVVLLQTFLAVIFARYLTQHPDIIDVLQRVALVLFILISIYFLFVAKGEGKIDVKQQREFRSKKSRFFQGMLLSILNIFPIPFQAYMSITLASFGWLTFERSNVIAYVFGAATGTFVTLYIYMFFFDKIKSKRFKSQKNMNRSIGVITAVVAIITLIQVVKEM; translated from the coding sequence TTGAATATTACCCTTGTCTTTTTTCTAGGATTAATTGTAGCCTTAATAGGGGTTGTGCCACCGGGCTTATTAAATATGACGGCGGCTAAAATTAGTCTGAAAGAAGGTCATAATCGTGGTGTCATGTTTTCTATTGGGGCTTGCGTGGTAGTATTATTACAAACTTTTTTAGCCGTAATTTTTGCTAGGTATTTAACACAACACCCCGACATTATCGATGTGTTACAACGTGTTGCTTTGGTTTTATTTATCCTTATATCTATCTATTTTTTATTTGTAGCAAAGGGCGAAGGAAAAATAGATGTTAAGCAACAACGCGAATTTAGAAGTAAAAAAAGTCGATTTTTTCAGGGCATGTTGCTCTCTATTTTAAACATATTTCCTATTCCTTTTCAGGCCTATATGAGTATTACTTTAGCCTCGTTTGGGTGGCTAACTTTCGAACGCTCTAACGTGATAGCGTATGTTTTTGGCGCAGCTACAGGAACCTTCGTAACCCTCTATATTTATATGTTCTTTTTCGATAAAATAAAAAGTAAGCGGTTTAAATCGCAAAAAAATATGAATAGAAGTATAGGTGTTATAACCGCTGTTGTCGCTATTATTACTTTAATTCAAGTTGTAAAAGAAATGTAA
- a CDS encoding Mrp/NBP35 family ATP-binding protein produces MKIQKEDVLKALQTITVPGEGQNMVESGAVKNVVVFGDEVVVDIVITNPSLQAKKRTEVDILKTIHDLVYAKAKIKVNLKVDAPAGKPKNEIKGKQIPGIKNIVAVASGKGGVGKSTVTANLAVSLAKMGFKVGVLDADIYGPSMPIMFDVEVERPLAVTIDGKSKMKPVENYGVKILSIGFFTKPDQAVVWRGPMAAKALNQMIFDAHWGELDFLLLDLPPGTGDIHLSIMQALPITGAVVVSTPQNVALADAKKGVAMFQQESINVPVLGIIENMAYFTPEELPDNKYYIFGKEGAKHLAEDLKVPFLGELPLVQSIREAGDVGRPAALQTATILEKSFEKLTQNIVEEVVKRNEDLPATEAIKITTMAGCSAVKK; encoded by the coding sequence ATGAAGATACAAAAAGAAGATGTTTTAAAAGCATTACAAACAATAACAGTACCCGGCGAAGGACAAAATATGGTTGAGAGTGGTGCGGTTAAAAATGTAGTAGTTTTTGGAGATGAAGTTGTTGTAGATATAGTTATTACAAACCCGAGTTTACAAGCAAAAAAGAGAACCGAAGTAGATATTTTAAAAACTATTCACGATTTAGTTTATGCTAAAGCTAAAATTAAAGTGAATTTAAAAGTAGATGCTCCGGCTGGGAAACCAAAAAATGAAATAAAAGGAAAACAAATTCCTGGAATTAAAAATATCGTTGCCGTAGCCTCTGGAAAAGGAGGGGTAGGAAAATCTACCGTTACAGCAAATTTAGCGGTATCTTTAGCAAAAATGGGATTTAAAGTTGGCGTATTAGATGCTGATATCTACGGACCGTCTATGCCAATTATGTTCGATGTAGAAGTTGAGCGCCCTTTAGCCGTTACTATAGATGGTAAATCTAAAATGAAACCGGTAGAGAATTATGGCGTAAAAATATTGTCTATTGGATTTTTTACCAAACCAGATCAAGCTGTGGTTTGGAGAGGGCCAATGGCGGCAAAGGCATTAAACCAAATGATTTTTGATGCACATTGGGGCGAACTAGATTTTCTATTATTAGATTTACCTCCAGGAACAGGAGATATTCATTTAAGCATTATGCAAGCCTTGCCAATTACAGGTGCTGTTGTGGTAAGTACACCGCAAAATGTGGCTTTGGCCGATGCTAAAAAAGGTGTTGCCATGTTTCAGCAAGAGAGTATAAATGTACCGGTGTTAGGAATTATTGAAAACATGGCGTATTTTACACCAGAAGAATTACCAGATAATAAATATTATATCTTTGGTAAAGAAGGTGCAAAGCATTTAGCAGAAGATTTAAAAGTGCCATTTTTAGGCGAGTTACCTTTGGTACAAAGTATTCGTGAAGCAGGAGATGTTGGGCGTCCGGCAGCTTTACAAACCGCGACAATTTTAGAGAAATCTTTTGAAAAGTTAACTCAAAATATCGTGGAAGAGGTAGTTAAGCGAAATGAAGATTTACCTGCTACCGAAGCAATTAAAATTACGACTATGGCTGGGTGTTCAGCAGTTAAAAAATAA
- a CDS encoding M1 family metallopeptidase — protein MKIYVVICLAILSLAACQKSAQNTYDFDKGVSWKLAKNRKAQVSDINYHLSFNLPKDKTQPIDANLELHVTLTKADAPLVLDFNPNNTSVPTVFTASDSIESIYKNEHLIIPERYLKPGENVFQINFQAGDQYLYRNDEYLYSLLVPDHARALFPCFDQPNLKAVFNLKLTAPKDWTVLSSTYAKVSDENDLQSTYIFEPSNLMSTYLFSFVAGKFDEVTRDNHRFLYREKNTVKIDESLDPIFNMHNRSLAFLEDYTQYDFPFKKLDFAAIPFFQFGGMEHVGAIQYKESSLFFEDYMPQLTHWNRANLIAHESAHMWFGNLVTMNWFDDVWLKEVFANFMAAKVVNPSFPEVNYQLLNLVTKAPSAYNVDRTKGTNAIRQPLDNLNNAGSLYGAIIYNKAPIMMTQLEMLLGEKQFQLGLQEYIKTYANSNATWDDLIAIFDAKTDADIHTWSDVWVNQSGRPVFTNAIEYENNVITSLKLHEAAEDGSSKIWPQQLELALVYQDSIVKRTINVQENSQDLQALIGMSKPESIVYNSNGYGYGVFPIDSTTALQSYRLKDEVVRASNYINTYENVLSGTLSVKTGLQAFLLGLETETNELIISTLATDFTSLFWHFLNESDRNALQPEVAKVLYNRLNDNLPTAIKKSVYTAFVSLAYQGESLNQLYGIWDKSININNLKLNEKDFTSLAMKLALYNHPKHDEILKVAATQISSQDDQDRFAFLLPALSSNPKDREALFLSFKAVENRTNSVWVGAANQIIHHPLHQKEAIHYVPLSLDLLEDIKNTSDLFFPKKWLESTIGQYQSKEAQAVLSAYLSSHPDLNPQLKAKILQATDHLARYQYMIKK, from the coding sequence ATGAAAATATATGTTGTTATATGTTTAGCCATATTAAGTTTGGCAGCCTGCCAGAAATCTGCCCAAAACACCTATGATTTCGATAAAGGGGTGTCGTGGAAATTAGCCAAAAATCGAAAAGCACAAGTTTCAGATATTAATTACCATTTAAGTTTTAATCTTCCTAAAGATAAAACACAACCCATAGATGCGAATTTAGAGTTACATGTTACTTTAACTAAGGCTGATGCACCATTGGTTTTAGATTTTAACCCTAATAATACTAGTGTTCCTACTGTTTTTACCGCTTCAGATAGTATTGAAAGTATTTATAAAAACGAACACCTGATTATTCCAGAGCGCTATTTAAAACCTGGAGAAAATGTTTTTCAAATAAACTTCCAAGCAGGCGATCAATATTTGTATAGAAACGATGAATATTTGTATTCCCTATTAGTTCCAGATCATGCTAGAGCTTTATTTCCGTGTTTCGATCAGCCAAACCTAAAAGCTGTATTTAATTTAAAACTTACGGCACCAAAAGATTGGACGGTTTTAAGCTCGACATATGCAAAAGTAAGTGACGAAAACGACCTACAATCCACATATATTTTCGAGCCTTCGAATCTTATGAGTACTTATTTATTTTCGTTTGTTGCCGGAAAATTCGATGAAGTAACTCGCGATAATCACAGGTTTTTATACCGTGAAAAAAATACCGTTAAAATTGACGAAAGTTTAGATCCTATTTTTAATATGCACAACCGGTCTTTGGCTTTTTTAGAAGATTATACACAATATGATTTCCCGTTTAAAAAACTAGATTTTGCAGCAATTCCTTTCTTTCAATTTGGAGGAATGGAGCACGTAGGGGCTATTCAGTATAAAGAATCTTCCCTTTTCTTTGAAGATTATATGCCACAACTAACCCATTGGAATCGTGCAAATTTAATAGCTCACGAAAGTGCACACATGTGGTTCGGGAATTTAGTAACCATGAACTGGTTTGACGATGTGTGGCTTAAAGAAGTATTTGCAAATTTCATGGCTGCTAAAGTTGTTAATCCTAGTTTTCCTGAAGTTAATTATCAGCTTTTAAATTTGGTAACAAAAGCACCTAGCGCTTATAATGTAGACCGAACAAAAGGGACGAATGCCATCCGGCAACCCTTAGATAATTTAAATAATGCTGGAAGTTTATATGGTGCGATTATTTACAATAAAGCACCAATAATGATGACTCAGTTAGAGATGTTGTTGGGAGAAAAACAGTTTCAGTTAGGGCTTCAAGAATACATAAAAACCTATGCCAATAGTAATGCAACTTGGGATGATTTAATAGCCATTTTTGACGCCAAAACAGATGCCGATATTCATACCTGGAGCGACGTTTGGGTTAATCAATCGGGGCGCCCTGTCTTCACAAATGCTATCGAATACGAAAATAATGTCATTACATCTTTAAAACTTCATGAAGCAGCAGAAGATGGTTCTTCTAAAATATGGCCACAGCAACTGGAATTGGCCTTGGTTTATCAAGATTCTATAGTGAAACGCACTATTAACGTTCAAGAGAATTCTCAAGACCTTCAAGCCTTAATTGGTATGTCAAAACCAGAGTCTATAGTCTATAATAGCAACGGTTATGGCTACGGTGTTTTTCCTATAGATAGCACAACGGCACTACAGAGTTATAGATTGAAAGATGAGGTAGTTCGTGCCTCAAATTATATAAATACTTACGAGAACGTGTTGTCGGGAACGCTTTCTGTTAAAACAGGATTACAAGCCTTTTTGTTGGGCTTAGAAACAGAAACCAATGAGTTAATTATTAGTACCCTTGCTACAGATTTTACGAGTTTGTTTTGGCACTTTTTAAATGAATCGGATCGCAATGCCCTTCAGCCAGAAGTTGCAAAAGTGTTATATAACAGATTAAACGATAATTTGCCAACGGCCATCAAAAAGAGTGTGTATACGGCCTTTGTAAGTTTAGCGTATCAAGGTGAAAGTTTAAATCAGTTGTATGGTATTTGGGATAAATCGATTAACATTAACAACTTAAAATTAAACGAAAAAGATTTTACAAGTTTAGCCATGAAATTGGCCTTGTACAACCATCCTAAACACGATGAGATTTTAAAAGTAGCTGCAACGCAAATTTCTAGTCAGGATGACCAAGATAGGTTTGCATTTTTATTACCGGCATTATCTTCGAACCCTAAAGATCGCGAAGCCTTATTTTTGTCGTTTAAGGCGGTAGAAAACAGAACAAATTCGGTTTGGGTAGGCGCAGCAAACCAGATTATTCATCACCCGTTGCATCAAAAAGAGGCTATTCATTACGTGCCGCTAAGTTTAGATTTGTTAGAAGATATTAAAAATACAAGCGATTTGTTTTTTCCGAAGAAATGGTTAGAATCTACAATTGGGCAATATCAGTCTAAAGAAGCCCAAGCGGTATTGTCGGCGTATTTGTCGAGTCATCCAGACTTGAATCCGCAATTAAAAGCTAAGATTCTACAAGCCACAGATCATTTAGCGCGCTATCAATATATGATTAAAAAATAA
- a CDS encoding NifU family protein has product MTSDEIRLNVEKALDEIRPFLESDGGNISLISIEDDTLVRVQLQGACVGCSVNQMTLKSGVEMTIKKYAPQIEQVINVE; this is encoded by the coding sequence ATGACTTCAGATGAAATAAGATTAAATGTAGAGAAGGCGTTAGATGAAATCCGTCCGTTTTTAGAAAGCGATGGAGGCAATATTTCCCTTATTTCTATAGAAGACGACACATTAGTACGCGTGCAACTTCAAGGGGCTTGTGTAGGATGTAGCGTAAACCAAATGACTTTAAAGTCGGGTGTAGAAATGACCATTAAAAAGTATGCCCCACAAATTGAGCAAGTGATAAATGTAGAATAA